One genomic window of Medicago truncatula cultivar Jemalong A17 chromosome 1, MtrunA17r5.0-ANR, whole genome shotgun sequence includes the following:
- the LOC25482826 gene encoding F-box/kelch-repeat protein At3g06240 produces the protein MSGILGGDLEAEILVRLPAKSLMRFKCVQRSWNILFKNPKFVIRNMHIHMSNDDDDHHRFVIIKQYTKETCPKTHNHNDRIFDKPIESTCLETHLMLLSLPQHPTPTPNLIKSLFPKNIPIRIIKIYGHCNGILCLEYDYDYTLSLILWNPTTREVHFVPPHPASYIHPEYLIGFGAKHNTNDFKVVKLNVNREKRFVFSLSSLEIYNLRDKSWTIIHNPTLPPDQATMRATMRYYSKRPNKYNILVNGIYHWITGYNVKGFSIILCFDFSNNKFHTLTGPTTRFASEIGAENVTEINGSLAYVVQCYHPMIRMRIWVMDKLNGWTKLYNFVSLDSTYIHKHAICKGKKNGVQFLGGKPGQLLTLYDHHGNSLQQFQIVLHGILDAFLVHEYVKSIAPLSP, from the coding sequence ATGAGTGGAATTCTAGGGGGAGATTTGGAGGCAGAGATATTAGTTAGATTGCCTGCAAAGTCACTTATGCGTTTTAAATGTGTTCAAAGATCTTGGAACATTCTTTTCAAGAACCCTAAATTTGTTATTAGGAACATGCATATCCATATGtctaatgatgatgatgaccaCCATCGTTTCGTTATCATTAAACAGTATACAAAAGAAACATGCCCTAAAACCCATAACCACAATGACAGGATCTTTGACAAGCCCATTGAATCAACTTGCCTAGAAACCCACCTAATGCTTCTCTCTTTACCTCAACACCCAACACCAACACCCAACCTCATCAAATCCCTCTTTCCGAAAAACATCCCCATACGAATAATCAAAATATACGGTCATTGTAATGGTATTTTATGTTTggaatatgattatgattatacCCTAAGCTTAATTCTTTGGAACCCTACCACTAGAGAGGTCCATTTTGTACCCCCACATCCAGCCTCCTATATTCATCCAGAATACTTGATTGGTTTCGGTGCCAAACACAACACCAACGATTTCAAAGTTGTCAAACTCAATGTCAACCGTGAAAAACGCTTTGTCTTTTCTCTTTCATCACTGGAAATTTACAATCTTAGAGATAAATCGTGGACAATTATCCATAACCCTACTCTTCCTCCGGATCAAGCCACCATGCGAGCCACCATGCGATATTATTCCAAACGACCTAACAAATACAACATTCTTGTTAATGGCATTTATCATTGGATTACAGGCTACAATGTGAAAGGTTTTTCCATCATTCTCTGCTTTGATTTCAGCAACAACAAGTTTCACACACTAACGGGTCCTACCACGCGTTTTGCTTCGGAGATTGGTGCAGAAAATGTGACTGAGATCAACGGTTCCCTTGCTTATGTTGTGCAGTGTTACCATCCTATGATCAGAATGAGAATTTGGGTCATGGATAAATTAAATGGATGGACCAAATTATACAATTTTGTTTCGCTTGATTCGACTTATATTCATAAACATGCTATTTGCAAGGGGAAGAAGAATGGTGTTCAATTCCTCGGAGGAAAGCCAGGACAACTGCTGACATTATACGACCATCATGGCAACTCACTTCAACAGTTTCAAATTGTTCTACATGGTATACTTGACGCTTTCTTGGTTCATGAGTATGTAAAAAGCATAGCTCCCTTGTCACCATAG